The Xanthomonas rydalmerensis genomic interval TGGCAGCGCGAGGGCTTGCCGCTGCAGCGGCCGGCGCTGGCGCCGGAACAGGAAGACTTCTTCGACCGTTATTCGCGGCATCTGCGCCTGCCCGAAGTCGGGGTCGAGGGCCAGCGCCGGCTGCAGGCCGCGCGCGTGCTGCTGGTCGGCGCCGGCGGCCTGGGCTCGCCGGCTGGCTTCTACCTGGCCGCGGCCGGGGTGGGGCAGTTGCGCATCGCCGATGACGATGTGGTCGAGCGCAGCAACCTGCAGCGGCAGATCCTGCACGGTGACGCGCGGATCGGCCAGGCCAAGGTGGACTCGGCCGCGGCGAGCCTGGGCGCGCTGAACCCGGGCGTGCGGGTGGAGGCGCTGCGCGAGCGGGTCACCGCGGACAACGTCGAGCGGCTGCTGCAGGACGTGGACGTCGTGCTGGACGGTTCGGACAATTTCCCTGCGCGTTACCTGCTCAACGATGCCTGCGTGAAGCTGGGCAAGCCGCTGGTGTACGGCGCGGTGCAGCGTTTCGAGGGCCAGGTCAGCGTGTTCGACGCCGGCCGCCGGCGCGGGCAGGCGCCGTGCTACCGCTGCCTGTTCCCGGAGCCGCCGCCGCCGGAATTCGCGCCGAACTGCGCCGACGCCGG includes:
- the moeB gene encoding molybdopterin-synthase adenylyltransferase MoeB, which codes for MGIRELTPAQAQARQAQGAHLIDIREEHERATGMASGAQGVARAQLQADPSAYLGAKTEVLLICQSGKRSHDTAVFLEQAGYTQVASVLGGTTRWQREGLPLQRPALAPEQEDFFDRYSRHLRLPEVGVEGQRRLQAARVLLVGAGGLGSPAGFYLAAAGVGQLRIADDDVVERSNLQRQILHGDARIGQAKVDSAAASLGALNPGVRVEALRERVTADNVERLLQDVDVVLDGSDNFPARYLLNDACVKLGKPLVYGAVQRFEGQVSVFDAGRRRGQAPCYRCLFPEPPPPEFAPNCADAGVLGVLPGIVGLLQANEVLKLLLNIGEPLRGRLLHFDALAMRFRETRLSADPQCPLCAPERPFPGYIDYAQFCGAEG